The genomic stretch TATACAACTGCTAAACACTTTTAAagtcagcagcagtagtagtagcagcagtattAGCAGTGTAGCATTAAGCATTAGCAGTAGTATTAAGCAGTAGATGGCCTATATGTCGTTGCTACCTATAGCTAGAGTGCTAGATAACAGAATTGGGGCGCTGGATACATGTAACTTTTCTTTAAATATCAATCCCATCCTATATTGTACCAACACAGGCCAGAACTATTCAAAAGGCGGCAAACGAGACATGGTGAACACGATCCTATATTATTGTTATCATGTCGATTCCTTGTAGTGTAGCATCAGTTATTACCAGATACCCATTCTCCAGATACCCATTCCTGCACCGATGCCTCATCCCTCAAATACAAAGCGCCATCCCCGTCTAAGCCACACAACTCCATCGCCCCCCCTCCAGCAAACCAAACACTCACACATGCCTCACAGCTTcgcctcggccttcttcttccattcaaGCCCCTTCTTCGTTGGCAGCGCCATCCCGTCCTGGTACCCGCTCGCCACATGCTTCCCCTCCGGACTCCATATCCTGCTCTCCAACACCCCCCTGCCCGCACAGGTCCTCGGCCAACACACCTCCTGAATCCACCACCCATCGCCCTTCATCACGGCCTCTTCGGCGTTTACGTGCACGTAAAAGGCATACGACAGACTCGCCGCAGATCCGAGCGTGTAGCCCCAGCCAAGATGGTTGGTCAGCATGATGAGTCCGTTGCGGTCTGCCTCAAACGCATGCGCCACGATGTGCGCGTCGGGGTCGTCTTGGGCAATGGGCTTGTGCGGCCGATACAGGatgagctgccgccgctccgGGACGTCCTTGTCGGCGTTGTAGGCCGTCATGTCGACCTTGTACATGTCCAGCATGGGAAacccgccatggccagcgtTGGGAAACAGATCCGTGACGGCCTCGACGTCCAGCTGGGGACTGGCTTCCCACTCGTCTGGCGCGCGCTGCGAGAGGATATCGGCATATCGTTCCTGCGCAGACGTCATCTGCTTCTCTGCGGGAGACGCCATCGGACGCTTGAATGTTGTGAGGCAGGCAAATCGGACGTCTCCCAGCGGCCGATCGGCGTCAGACAGCGGGTAGGGACCTGTAGGCTGGCTTGATGCCTCCAGAGGCTGCCGCGCC from Trichoderma atroviride chromosome 3, complete sequence encodes the following:
- a CDS encoding uncharacterized protein (EggNog:ENOG41), giving the protein MAAAEDAIVRRDFSETMRFSRVPDSSSRSGVKRFMSHTPAWRPAGELPWAKLNPEAFKKGNMTDFPPAAYGGHVYAQAPYVAAKAVQEEDKSGSGAGKLGIHSIQGVFTKPGAMDRPFVYDVTDVHSSRTFATKFVQARQPLEASSQPTGPYPLSDADRPLGDVRFACLTTFKRPMASPAEKQMTSAQERYADILSQRAPDEWEASPQLDVEAVTDLFPNAGHGGFPMLDMYKVDMTAYNADKDVPERRQLILYRPHKPIAQDDPDAHIVAHAFEADRNGLIMLTNHLGWGYTLGSAASLSYAFYVHVNAEEAVMKGDGWWIQEVCWPRTCAGRGVLESRIWSPEGKHVASGYQDGMALPTKKGLEWKKKAEAKL